From a region of the Pseudanabaena sp. ABRG5-3 genome:
- the bcp gene encoding thioredoxin-dependent thiol peroxidase → MALKVGDRAPEFSLPDTNGNIVTLSSLKGSRVVLYFYPRDNTPGCTKEACGFRDNYAQFQAKNTLIFGVSTDDAKAHQKFTQKFNLPFPLLTDADGQVATAYESYGLKKFMGKEYVGVFRNTFVIDAEGNIEKIYLCVKAELHPAQVLADI, encoded by the coding sequence ATGGCTTTAAAGGTTGGCGATCGCGCTCCAGAGTTTAGCTTGCCAGATACTAACGGCAATATTGTGACCCTTTCAAGTCTCAAGGGTAGCCGTGTAGTTTTGTATTTCTATCCTCGCGACAATACTCCCGGATGTACCAAAGAAGCCTGTGGTTTTCGCGATAATTACGCCCAATTCCAAGCGAAAAATACTTTGATTTTTGGTGTCAGCACCGATGATGCGAAGGCTCACCAAAAATTCACGCAAAAATTTAATCTGCCATTCCCTTTACTTACCGATGCCGATGGTCAAGTTGCCACAGCCTATGAGAGCTATGGTCTCAAAAAATTTATGGGTAAAGAATATGTGGGTGTCTTCCGTAATACTTTTGTGATTGATGCTGAAGGTAATATTGAAAAGATTTATCTTTGCGTTAAGGCAGAGTTACATCCTGCCCAAGTTTTAGCAGATATCTAA
- the folP gene encoding dihydropteroate synthase, with product MEPSITKPVAEPWVIRDRQFIWGDRTYIMGILNVTPDSFSDGGQFNSQDAALQQVAQMLPYIDILDIGGESTRPNAQPVSAAEESDRILPIIEAIRAEYPNLPISVDTVKASVARSAIAAGADMLNDVSAGRFDLDMLPLVGKLQVPIFLMHMQGEPRTMQENPRYRNVVRDVKQFLSDAILVAKAWGIPQHLIGIDPGIGFGKTLDHNLELLRNLSAFKTIPAPLLLGVSRKSFIGKICDRPEPSDRLYGTIAACTACIAGGADILRVHDPKEIADACRLSDAIWR from the coding sequence TTGGAACCAAGTATAACTAAGCCCGTTGCTGAACCTTGGGTAATTCGTGATCGCCAATTTATTTGGGGCGATCGCACTTACATCATGGGCATTTTGAATGTTACGCCCGATAGCTTTAGCGATGGTGGGCAATTTAACTCGCAGGATGCAGCGCTGCAACAGGTAGCGCAAATGTTGCCCTATATTGACATTCTCGATATTGGCGGTGAATCTACTCGACCGAATGCCCAGCCCGTTAGTGCTGCGGAAGAAAGCGATCGCATTTTGCCGATTATCGAAGCCATCCGCGCCGAATATCCGAATTTACCGATTTCTGTCGATACCGTAAAGGCGAGTGTGGCAAGGTCAGCGATCGCCGCAGGTGCAGATATGCTCAATGATGTCTCCGCAGGTAGATTTGATCTCGATATGCTGCCTTTAGTGGGAAAGCTGCAAGTACCAATTTTTTTGATGCACATGCAGGGAGAGCCGCGCACCATGCAGGAAAATCCTAGATATCGTAATGTCGTGCGGGATGTAAAGCAATTTCTTTCAGATGCAATTTTGGTTGCTAAAGCTTGGGGAATTCCTCAACATTTAATCGGAATTGACCCTGGCATTGGTTTCGGCAAAACTTTAGATCATAATCTTGAACTTCTCAGAAATTTAAGTGCTTTCAAAACGATTCCCGCTCCACTTTTATTAGGCGTATCACGTAAAAGCTTTATCGGTAAAATTTGCGATCGCCCTGAGCCTAGCGATCGCCTCTATGGGACAATCGCCGCCTGTACAGCCTGTATTGCAGGTGGAGCTGATATTTTGCGCGTTCATGACCCTAAAGAAATTGCTGATGCTTGTCGTTTGAGTGATGCTATTTGGCGGTAA
- a CDS encoding phosphotransacetylase family protein, protein MPQAKHLLIGSTRAGSGKSATILGLTYHLQAKGYKVGYGKPIGTFTTKELPESAEHSEADVDFIQKTLNLPSSLLRPTLLNLDRAALQRRLSGEDKADYSTKLEEYKKIIEGDLVLLEAPANTAEGTIFGLSLEQMANNLDAPILLVMRFGSLLVVDHILMAKNRFGDRLLGVVINDIPDDQYETAIEILHPYLEEQGIPVFALMPENRTLRSVSVSELIDQLGATILSCPENIDLSKVMVEELKIGAMDVNSAQSYFRKSYNKAVITGSSRIDLQFAALETSTNCLILTGRPYISDDVAHKAMELGVPVLAVNKDTLSTVSIIESCLGQVRLHEGVKVTSICDMMAKHFNFDRFLKLMNIKAYATL, encoded by the coding sequence GTGCCACAGGCTAAGCATTTGTTGATTGGTTCTACCAGAGCAGGTAGTGGGAAATCAGCAACAATTTTGGGTTTAACATATCATTTGCAAGCCAAGGGTTACAAAGTTGGCTACGGTAAACCAATTGGCACCTTTACGACTAAAGAATTGCCCGAATCAGCAGAGCATAGCGAAGCTGATGTGGACTTCATCCAGAAAACGCTAAATTTGCCATCGTCACTGTTGCGTCCCACGCTCCTCAATCTTGACCGAGCCGCCCTCCAGCGTCGTCTATCTGGTGAAGATAAAGCTGATTACAGTACCAAACTGGAAGAATACAAAAAAATTATTGAGGGCGATCTTGTTCTTTTAGAAGCACCTGCAAATACTGCCGAAGGGACAATTTTTGGGTTGTCCTTAGAGCAGATGGCAAATAATCTAGATGCACCGATTCTATTAGTAATGCGGTTTGGCTCATTGCTGGTCGTTGACCATATCTTGATGGCAAAAAATCGCTTTGGCGATCGCCTCTTGGGTGTGGTCATCAATGACATTCCTGATGACCAGTATGAAACTGCGATCGAAATCCTGCATCCTTACCTCGAAGAGCAAGGCATTCCTGTATTTGCGCTCATGCCCGAAAACCGTACTTTGCGAAGCGTTAGTGTTTCCGAACTGATCGATCAACTTGGTGCAACCATCCTTAGCTGTCCCGAAAATATTGATTTAAGCAAAGTGATGGTCGAAGAGTTAAAAATCGGGGCAATGGATGTTAACTCTGCCCAAAGCTATTTCCGCAAGTCCTATAACAAAGCTGTAATCACAGGTAGCAGTCGCATTGATCTTCAGTTTGCAGCCCTAGAAACTTCCACTAATTGTTTAATCCTGACAGGTCGCCCCTATATTAGTGATGATGTTGCCCATAAAGCAATGGAACTAGGTGTGCCCGTTCTCGCTGTGAACAAAGACACCCTCAGCACCGTGAGTATTATCGAGAGCTGTCTAGGTCAAGTCCGTCTCCATGAAGGAGTGAAGGTCACTAGCATTTGCGACATGATGGCTAAACATTTTAATTTTGATCGCTTCTTAAAACTAATGAATATTAAGGCTTATGCCACCCTCTAA
- a CDS encoding TIGR02450 family Trp-rich protein gives MPKKQKFPHLIGSKWTAMQETFGWRHFVVVNRKNEGDLVFAEIKAACDDSVRFWLNAKALKRSSLWTPGWKTLNEM, from the coding sequence ATGCCCAAGAAACAAAAGTTTCCTCATTTAATTGGATCAAAATGGACTGCCATGCAGGAAACCTTCGGCTGGCGGCATTTTGTTGTGGTCAATCGCAAAAACGAAGGGGATTTAGTCTTTGCAGAAATCAAAGCCGCCTGCGATGACTCGGTGAGGTTTTGGCTCAATGCGAAAGCACTAAAGCGATCTTCACTATGGACACCTGGTTGGAAAACCTTAAATGAGATGTAA
- a CDS encoding DUF3134 domain-containing protein, translating to MNNPALRVQRRNEPAALIPTRQQASILDWLESTGRLIAREGTESSLKFDDEAEELSELMLGDDASYIDDDDDDLDDDDVD from the coding sequence ATGAATAACCCCGCATTACGTGTACAGCGACGTAACGAACCAGCAGCACTAATCCCCACAAGACAGCAAGCATCAATCCTTGATTGGCTTGAGTCCACTGGTCGCCTTATTGCCAGAGAAGGTACAGAGTCCAGCTTAAAGTTTGATGATGAGGCTGAAGAACTAAGCGAATTAATGCTTGGTGATGATGCTAGCTACATCGATGATGATGATGATGATCTTGATGATGATGATGTTGACTAA
- a CDS encoding YbaB/EbfC family nucleoid-associated protein codes for MSDGKGFGFGLGKMKEAFQKAQQIQEGAKKLQEELDQLRLTGESGGGLVKVTLSGNQEPQSVEIAPEALNEGAEVLSDLVLAALKDAYQLSTGTMKQKMEDLTGGLGLPAGF; via the coding sequence ATGTCAGACGGAAAAGGATTTGGCTTTGGTTTAGGCAAAATGAAAGAAGCCTTCCAAAAAGCGCAGCAAATTCAAGAAGGCGCTAAAAAACTACAAGAAGAATTAGATCAACTACGTCTAACTGGCGAATCGGGCGGCGGCTTAGTCAAAGTAACCCTAAGTGGCAACCAAGAACCTCAAAGTGTAGAAATTGCCCCTGAAGCCTTGAATGAAGGTGCAGAAGTTTTATCAGACTTAGTACTCGCAGCACTAAAGGATGCTTACCAGCTCTCGACTGGTACGATGAAGCAAAAAATGGAAGACCTCACTGGTGGCTTAGGTTTACCCGCAGGATTCTAA
- a CDS encoding type II toxin-antitoxin system VapC family toxin, whose amino-acid sequence MNQMVLLDTGVLGNVTNPKAKNSNNVNCLDWLISLASREYEVAIPEISDYELRRELLRANKFSGIRQLDLLKAQFIYLPITTPTVLLAAELWAQVRQDGKPTTDSKALDGDVILAAQALLQAQQGYEVIVATTNVKHISRFVDARLWTDI is encoded by the coding sequence ATGAATCAGATGGTTTTGCTGGATACAGGAGTATTAGGCAATGTTACTAATCCTAAAGCGAAAAATTCTAATAATGTCAATTGTTTAGATTGGTTAATATCATTAGCATCACGAGAATATGAAGTGGCAATACCCGAAATATCAGACTATGAATTAAGACGGGAATTATTAAGAGCAAATAAATTTAGCGGGATTCGTCAGTTAGATTTACTCAAAGCTCAGTTTATCTATCTACCTATTACAACCCCAACAGTATTGTTAGCTGCGGAGTTGTGGGCGCAAGTAAGGCAAGATGGAAAGCCAACGACTGACTCCAAAGCGCTAGATGGGGACGTGATTTTAGCGGCTCAAGCATTGTTACAAGCACAACAAGGATATGAGGTGATTGTGGCAACTACGAATGTTAAACATATTTCTCGATTTGTGGATGCACGTCTGTGGACGGATATCTAG
- a CDS encoding chromophore lyase CpcT/CpeT yields the protein MSLTSISKELSTLTSWMAGEFSNREQSLDQPVWFVNLVWWQRPIPFNVLGSIAIFAEQANALILDRPYRQRILQFVENDGKIQVKYWGFKDPVAWTGAGRDRDRLNQITINDIEPLAGCLLDVSFTNGRYKAEMPKEAKCCFQYLNESRQVVLGFEVSVDEFWSGDRGVEPETGTAIWGAIMDFYKFKKIQDFSQEISVIT from the coding sequence ATGTCACTTACAAGTATTTCTAAAGAACTTTCAACTCTAACTTCATGGATGGCAGGAGAATTTAGCAACCGTGAACAATCGCTAGATCAGCCTGTTTGGTTTGTGAACTTAGTCTGGTGGCAACGTCCTATCCCATTTAACGTTTTGGGCAGCATTGCCATCTTTGCCGAACAAGCCAATGCCCTAATCCTCGATCGCCCCTATCGTCAGCGTATTCTGCAATTTGTAGAAAATGACGGCAAGATTCAGGTGAAATATTGGGGATTTAAAGATCCTGTGGCATGGACTGGGGCTGGACGCGATCGAGATCGGCTCAATCAAATCACCATTAATGATATTGAACCCCTCGCTGGTTGCTTACTAGATGTCTCATTTACCAATGGTCGCTACAAAGCCGAAATGCCCAAGGAGGCAAAATGTTGTTTTCAATATTTAAACGAATCGCGCCAAGTTGTCTTAGGTTTTGAGGTTAGTGTTGATGAATTTTGGAGTGGCGATCGGGGAGTCGAGCCTGAGACAGGCACAGCCATCTGGGGCGCAATTATGGACTTTTACAAATTTAAAAAGATCCAAGACTTTAGCCAAGAAATTTCAGTAATTACATAG
- a CDS encoding M28 family peptidase, whose amino-acid sequence MYQSSNKRRLKFQIVSKPALIRLVIFFGILLILSAWGWFTMFAMPAQSYRGQLTALKPEEIALQALLKQDIQKIASEIGARNSGQYAKLNATKDFLEEAFTKAGYKPKSTEYKIQDKPYYNLEVEKIGTDQPQEIVVVGGHYDTAFNSQGANDNATGAAATLELARIFATKPTKRTIRFVEFTNEEPPYFWTKDMGSFVYAKQLHQQGENIVAMLSLETMGYFSDIEKSQKYPFPIGLIYPNQGNFIGFIGNIQSGDLVRKAIASFRNHAQFPSEGASLPDWIPGIGWSDHWSFWQQGYPAIMVTDTATYRYPHYHTEQDTFDKINFDKLTRVVTGLVKVISDLAN is encoded by the coding sequence ATGTACCAGTCTTCCAATAAACGTAGATTAAAATTCCAGATTGTTAGTAAACCAGCATTAATTCGTCTAGTTATATTCTTCGGGATTTTACTAATTCTCAGTGCATGGGGATGGTTCACCATGTTTGCGATGCCAGCTCAAAGTTATAGAGGTCAACTTACAGCTTTAAAGCCTGAAGAAATCGCATTGCAAGCTTTGCTAAAACAGGACATTCAAAAAATCGCCTCGGAAATTGGAGCCAGAAATTCTGGACAATATGCAAAGCTAAATGCTACCAAAGATTTTCTTGAAGAAGCATTTACTAAAGCAGGTTATAAGCCAAAATCAACTGAGTACAAAATTCAGGACAAACCGTACTACAACCTAGAAGTTGAAAAAATAGGAACCGATCAACCTCAAGAAATTGTGGTAGTGGGCGGTCATTATGACACCGCTTTTAATAGTCAGGGTGCTAACGACAATGCCACAGGAGCAGCAGCAACACTAGAACTAGCTAGAATATTTGCCACAAAACCCACAAAGAGAACTATTCGGTTTGTGGAATTTACGAATGAAGAACCACCCTATTTCTGGACAAAGGATATGGGGAGTTTCGTGTATGCCAAACAACTACACCAGCAGGGCGAAAATATTGTGGCAATGTTGAGCCTAGAGACGATGGGATATTTTTCAGATATTGAGAAAAGCCAGAAATATCCTTTTCCTATCGGCTTAATTTATCCAAACCAAGGGAATTTCATTGGTTTTATTGGCAATATCCAATCTGGAGATTTGGTACGAAAAGCGATCGCCTCTTTTCGTAATCATGCCCAATTCCCCTCTGAAGGTGCTTCTTTACCTGATTGGATACCTGGAATTGGTTGGTCAGATCATTGGTCTTTTTGGCAACAGGGATATCCCGCAATCATGGTTACAGATACGGCTACTTACCGCTACCCCCACTACCATACAGAACAAGATACTTTTGACAAAATTAATTTTGATAAGCTTACAAGAGTCGTAACTGGCTTAGTCAAAGTTATATCTGACCTAGCCAATTAG
- a CDS encoding DUF2281 domain-containing protein — protein sequence MLPTTTFQNVEKSLKQLPDSLQIEVLHYIEFLKSNYVKQLDQANIETLEDKKVKKRDGFGIWQGQITMSEDFDAPMKEFEEYIQI from the coding sequence ATGTTACCAACAACAACTTTTCAAAATGTCGAAAAAAGCTTAAAGCAACTACCTGATTCTTTACAAATTGAGGTATTGCATTATATTGAATTTCTAAAAAGTAACTATGTAAAACAACTTGATCAAGCCAATATAGAAACTTTAGAAGATAAAAAAGTAAAAAAGCGTGATGGCTTTGGTATTTGGCAAGGTCAAATCACAATGTCAGAAGATTTTGATGCGCCAATGAAAGAGTTTGAGGAGTATATACAAATATGA
- a CDS encoding GNAT family N-acetyltransferase, whose translation MYRNIDTLTDDQAIQLYELYQYEWWTKGRTLDDVRKMLIYSDYIFGICESHSQELVAFARAVSDHTYRAIVYDVIVAANHRHQGLGSLLIEQIVSHPEISQLECIQLFCLPEMIPFYQKFGFAKPETSLLVRQRVEKS comes from the coding sequence ATGTATAGAAATATTGACACTCTCACTGACGATCAAGCAATACAGCTTTATGAGCTTTATCAGTATGAGTGGTGGACAAAAGGAAGAACATTAGATGATGTTCGTAAGATGTTAATTTACTCCGATTATATATTCGGAATTTGTGAATCCCATTCTCAAGAACTGGTGGCATTTGCTCGCGCTGTTAGCGATCACACCTATAGAGCGATCGTCTATGACGTAATTGTGGCAGCAAATCATCGACATCAAGGGTTAGGTTCATTACTTATTGAGCAAATTGTGTCACATCCCGAAATATCACAGCTTGAGTGCATTCAACTATTTTGCTTGCCAGAGATGATACCTTTTTATCAAAAATTTGGATTTGCCAAACCTGAAACATCTTTATTAGTGCGCCAAAGGGTAGAAAAAAGCTAG
- a CDS encoding Uma2 family endonuclease, giving the protein MTLAIAQVQHQPVSLDEFIARYGGDNRYELIDGEVFDLEPTGQHEEVAALITAKICVQIDQLGLPWFVLQRGLFRPSSASMTAFRPDVMVVDRTEVAKESLWQEQSIITRGDSIKFVAEVVSSNWQNDYARKVEDYAALGIPEYWIADYLGLGGIRHIGKPKQPTLSICTLVDGEYEINLFRGNDAIVSTTTHIINLWTNLLTLGKVKN; this is encoded by the coding sequence ATGACCCTTGCGATCGCACAAGTACAGCATCAACCTGTCAGCCTAGATGAGTTTATTGCCCGTTATGGTGGTGATAATCGCTATGAATTGATTGATGGAGAGGTGTTCGATTTGGAACCAACGGGGCAACATGAGGAAGTTGCGGCTTTGATCACAGCAAAAATCTGTGTGCAGATTGATCAATTAGGTTTACCTTGGTTTGTGTTGCAAAGGGGCTTGTTTCGACCCTCTAGTGCAAGTATGACTGCTTTTCGTCCTGATGTGATGGTTGTAGATCGAACGGAAGTTGCGAAAGAATCTCTCTGGCAAGAACAATCGATCATCACAAGGGGTGACTCAATCAAGTTTGTCGCAGAAGTTGTAAGTAGTAATTGGCAAAATGATTATGCTCGTAAGGTTGAGGATTACGCAGCTTTAGGTATTCCTGAATATTGGATTGCCGATTATTTAGGTTTAGGTGGGATTCGACATATCGGTAAGCCTAAGCAACCTACTCTTTCGATCTGTACTTTGGTAGATGGAGAGTATGAAATTAATTTGTTTCGCGGTAATGATGCGATCGTTTCTACAACAACTCACATAATCAATTTATGGACAAACTTACTTACCTTAGGCAAAGTCAAGAATTAA
- the lpdA gene encoding dihydrolipoyl dehydrogenase yields MSDKFDYDLIIIGAGVGGHGAALHAVACGLKTAIVEDGVMGGTCVNRGCIPSKALLAASGRVREMRAKSHLKALGIDVGEVNFDRGAIASHADNLVLKLRGDLTNSLKRLGVDILEGRGRVAGVQKVSVGDKTYTAKDIILATGSEPFVPRGIQIDGKTVYTSDQAVRLETLPQWVAIIGSGYIGLEFADVYTALGSEVTMIEALDILMPGFDPDIAKIAERVLLKPRDIETRTGVFATKITAGSPVKIELTDAKTKKVVEVLEVDACLVATGRIPLTKDLGLESVGIAPNQRGFIDVDDTMATSVPHLWAIGDATGKMMLAHAASAQGIVAVENMCGRATTIDYQSIPAAAFTHPEVSFVGLTEPQAKEKGAAEGFKVATAKSYFKGNSKAIAEGETEGLAKIVYREDTGELLGVHIIGIHASDLIHEASAAIRDRQTVQKLATIVHAHPTLSEVLDEAYKRAAHI; encoded by the coding sequence GTGTCGGACAAATTTGATTACGATTTGATCATTATTGGTGCTGGCGTTGGTGGACATGGCGCAGCCCTCCATGCCGTCGCTTGTGGCTTAAAAACAGCGATCGTCGAAGATGGCGTAATGGGTGGAACCTGCGTCAATCGTGGTTGCATCCCCTCCAAGGCATTACTTGCAGCTTCGGGACGGGTGCGCGAAATGCGGGCAAAGTCGCACCTTAAGGCGTTAGGTATTGACGTGGGTGAAGTAAATTTCGATCGCGGGGCGATCGCCAGTCATGCCGATAACTTAGTACTGAAATTGCGCGGCGACTTGACCAATAGCCTCAAACGATTAGGCGTAGATATTTTGGAAGGTCGTGGTCGTGTGGCAGGTGTCCAAAAAGTTAGCGTTGGTGATAAGACCTACACCGCCAAAGACATTATTCTCGCGACAGGTTCCGAGCCATTTGTGCCTCGCGGTATTCAAATCGATGGCAAAACTGTCTACACCAGCGATCAGGCTGTGCGCCTAGAAACCTTGCCTCAATGGGTGGCGATTATCGGTAGCGGTTACATCGGGCTAGAATTTGCCGATGTCTATACAGCCCTTGGTTCGGAAGTGACGATGATTGAAGCATTAGATATATTGATGCCCGGCTTCGATCCTGATATTGCCAAGATTGCGGAGCGTGTATTGCTCAAACCTCGGGATATCGAAACGAGAACGGGTGTATTCGCTACCAAGATTACCGCAGGTTCTCCCGTCAAGATCGAACTGACTGATGCTAAGACTAAGAAGGTCGTGGAAGTTCTGGAAGTAGATGCTTGCCTAGTTGCGACGGGTCGGATTCCGCTCACTAAGGATCTTGGTTTAGAAAGCGTAGGTATTGCGCCGAATCAGCGTGGATTCATTGATGTGGATGACACGATGGCAACTTCCGTTCCCCACCTTTGGGCGATCGGGGATGCAACGGGCAAGATGATGTTGGCTCATGCAGCTTCGGCACAGGGTATTGTCGCTGTGGAGAATATGTGTGGTCGTGCTACCACTATTGACTATCAGAGCATTCCTGCGGCGGCGTTCACCCATCCTGAAGTGAGCTTTGTTGGCTTGACTGAACCACAGGCTAAGGAAAAGGGTGCGGCGGAAGGCTTTAAGGTTGCTACAGCTAAGTCTTACTTTAAGGGTAATTCCAAGGCGATCGCTGAGGGAGAAACCGAAGGCTTAGCCAAGATCGTCTACCGTGAAGATACGGGCGAACTCTTGGGCGTGCATATCATTGGTATCCATGCTTCGGACTTGATTCATGAAGCATCGGCGGCAATACGCGATCGCCAAACGGTGCAGAAGTTAGCGACGATTGTTCATGCTCACCCAACGCTTAGCGAAGTCTTGGATGAAGCTTACAAACGCGCAGCCCATATCTAA
- a CDS encoding homoserine dehydrogenase, with protein sequence MTYKVGLLGLGTVGTGVAKIFQDPAGRHPLLPDIEIARVGVRSLNKQRDVAIDPNIVTDDLESIVNDPAIDIVVEVIGGIEPAKSLILKAIANGKHVVTANKAVIARHGNEIFSDSKQKGVYVMLEAAACGGIPVIQALKQSLGGNRISELTGIVNGTTNYILSRMYFEGADFEATLAEAQKLGYAEADPTADVDGYDAADKMAILASLAFGDRVNLEDIYREGIRSITSADIGYAKELGFTIKLLGIARRVATEGDSNLEIRVHPTLIPIQHPLANIHGVTNAVRIEGDPVGEVVFSGPGAGAGATASAVVADIINVVAALKSVPNNINQLMGCSHEHYAKIAPIENTVTQFYARLLTHDKPGVIGDLGTAFGNHHVSLNAILQKNTIHDGLAEIVVVTQQVSELNFQQAIAAIRELSTLHSIPTVLRVL encoded by the coding sequence GTGACATATAAAGTTGGACTTCTCGGATTAGGAACCGTTGGTACTGGTGTTGCCAAAATTTTTCAAGACCCTGCGGGTCGTCATCCCTTACTCCCTGATATTGAAATTGCACGTGTGGGTGTGCGATCGCTAAATAAGCAGCGTGATGTGGCGATCGATCCCAATATAGTTACAGATGATTTGGAGTCTATTGTTAATGATCCTGCGATCGATATCGTGGTTGAAGTGATTGGCGGGATCGAACCAGCGAAAAGTTTAATTTTAAAGGCGATCGCAAATGGTAAGCATGTCGTTACAGCAAACAAAGCTGTCATCGCAAGACATGGTAATGAAATTTTCTCTGATTCCAAACAAAAAGGCGTATATGTAATGTTAGAAGCGGCGGCTTGTGGCGGGATTCCCGTGATTCAAGCGCTGAAACAAAGTCTTGGTGGTAATCGCATTAGTGAGTTGACGGGTATTGTCAATGGCACAACCAATTACATTCTCAGCCGTATGTATTTTGAGGGTGCGGATTTTGAGGCAACTCTCGCTGAAGCCCAAAAATTAGGATATGCCGAGGCTGATCCCACTGCGGATGTCGATGGTTATGATGCTGCCGATAAAATGGCGATTTTGGCGAGTCTTGCCTTTGGCGATCGCGTCAATCTTGAAGATATTTATCGTGAAGGGATTCGCTCAATTACTAGTGCAGATATCGGATATGCCAAAGAGCTAGGCTTTACGATTAAGCTTTTAGGAATTGCGAGAAGGGTTGCCACTGAGGGTGACAGCAACCTCGAAATCCGTGTCCATCCCACTTTAATCCCGATTCAGCATCCTCTTGCCAATATTCATGGAGTCACTAATGCGGTGCGTATTGAAGGCGATCCCGTTGGTGAAGTTGTATTTTCAGGACCTGGGGCAGGGGCAGGGGCAACTGCTAGTGCTGTAGTTGCCGACATTATCAATGTTGTCGCAGCTTTGAAGTCCGTCCCTAATAACATCAATCAACTGATGGGCTGTTCCCATGAACACTATGCCAAGATTGCACCCATCGAAAATACGGTGACGCAGTTCTATGCCAGATTGCTCACCCACGATAAGCCGGGGGTAATTGGCGATCTTGGTACTGCCTTTGGTAATCACCATGTTAGTTTGAATGCGATTTTGCAAAAAAATACGATTCACGATGGTCTAGCTGAAATTGTGGTGGTGACACAACAGGTGAGCGAGTTGAATTTCCAACAGGCGATCGCTGCCATTCGTGAGCTATCCACATTGCATAGTATTCCTACTGTATTACGGGTTTTATAA
- a CDS encoding DUF1830 domain-containing protein: MLDVQAHKTNPNNLQNQVKQLTCIYRNESEMIQIVRISQPNSAFFERSVLPNQYIHFSTSANALLEIYEGIMSGLVHADTIPCYQLAMPTDIDKSANFPNTKEPSKESTKNLQGVFAKVA; this comes from the coding sequence ATGTTAGATGTTCAAGCACACAAAACTAATCCGAACAACCTACAAAATCAAGTCAAACAATTAACTTGTATTTATCGTAACGAAAGTGAAATGATTCAGATTGTGCGGATATCTCAACCTAATAGTGCTTTTTTTGAAAGATCCGTTTTGCCGAATCAATATATTCATTTCTCTACGTCAGCAAATGCGCTATTAGAGATCTATGAAGGCATAATGTCTGGACTAGTTCATGCAGATACGATTCCTTGCTATCAACTGGCAATGCCCACGGACATAGACAAATCAGCAAATTTCCCCAATACCAAAGAACCTAGTAAAGAATCAACTAAAAATTTACAAGGTGTATTTGCTAAAGTTGCCTAG